The proteins below are encoded in one region of Lactuca sativa cultivar Salinas chromosome 3, Lsat_Salinas_v11, whole genome shotgun sequence:
- the LOC111881042 gene encoding uncharacterized protein LOC111881042: protein MTDKGGEGEAPVRVKEIGSTSVACPMLNLANYIVWSMRMKVVLKIHKAWTVIDPGTEKNEEKDYLAMGLLYQAIPESLIMQIGDVDSSKVLRESIKAHYVGADRVKQARLQTLNVEFNRLKMMESETIDTYARKLSGIASKSAALGDVIDESKLVKKFLKTLPHSKFIHIVASLEQVLDLKSVGFEDVVGRLKAYEERIREEDISEADQSKVLFVKSTSEVGGSSAGGGNSSITKGKWKGSDEFNGTNGSNRSGSGGSCGLGGPKRNNIVSQSNRSNKQSNSDLIQSNSNNCKKCNCCHDKNRKNREKDRSKGKPSITLVNEEADDEATHSDIRVDDVNFEEDTANSSKNSKVSFISTSITSPVIP from the exons atgacAGATAAAGGGGGAGAAGGAGAAGCTCCGGTGAGAGTAAAAGAAATTGGGTCAACCTCTGTAGCGTGTCCTATGCTGAACTTAGCGAATTACATTGTATGGTCAATGAGAATGAAAGTGGTATTAAAGATTCACAAGGCTTGGACAGTGATCGATCCAGGAACAGAGAAAAACGAGGAGAAAGATTACCTTGCTATGGGGCTGCTTTATCAGGCAATTCCAGAAAGCTTGATAATGCAAATTGGTGATGTCGATTCTTCAAAGGTTCTACGGGAATCGATCAAGGCTCATTATGTAGGAGCTGATAGGGTGAAACAGGCCCGATTGCAAACCCTAAACGTCGAATTCAATCGGCTAAAGATGATGGAGTCGGAAACCATCGACACATATGCTAGAAAGCTGTCCGGTATAGCCTCGAAATCAGCAGCTTTAGGAGATGTTATTGACGAATCGAAATTAGTGAAGAAGTTCCTCAAAACCTTGCCTCATTCGAAGTTTATACACATCGTCGCCTCTTTGGAACAGGTGCTCGATCTGAAATCAGTCGGATTCGAAGATGTAGTCGGTCGATTAAAGGCATACGAAGAAAGAATAAGGGAAGAAGATATTAGCGAGGCAGATCAGTCGAAGGTGCTATTTGTGAAATCGACGTCTGAAGTAGGAGGCTCGTCAGCTGGTGGGGGTAACTCGTCGATAACGAAGGGAAAGTGGAAAGGATCAGATGAGTTTAATGGGACTAACGGGTCAAATAGATCCGGATCTGGAGGGTCATGTGGGTTAGGCGGGCCCAAAAGAAATAATATTGTTTCTCAAAGTAATCGGTCCAATAAACAGTCCAATTCCGATTTAATTCAATCCAATTCCAACAATTGCAAAAAATGTAATTGTTGTCACgacaaaaataggaaaaatagggAAAAAGACCGATCTAAG GGGAAGCCATCGATAACTCTTGTTAATGAGGAGGCGGATGACGAAGCTACTCATAGTGATATTCGAGTAGATGATGTTAATTTTGAAGAGGATACTGCAAATTCATCTAAGAATTCGAAGGTATCTTTTATCTCAACCAGTATCACTTCTCCTGTTATTCCATAa